Proteins from a single region of Haloterrigena alkaliphila:
- a CDS encoding cytochrome-ba3 oxidase subunit: protein MALETVTPRYAAAVGLLAVVPVIVYGVTNSGVAGLVSAVNVALIIGSLYLAMSPAEGAHGDHSGNGTAR, encoded by the coding sequence ATGGCGCTCGAGACTGTCACGCCGCGGTACGCGGCGGCCGTCGGACTGCTCGCGGTCGTTCCGGTCATCGTCTACGGAGTCACTAACTCGGGGGTCGCCGGCCTCGTCAGCGCGGTCAACGTCGCGCTGATCATCGGCTCGCTGTACCTCGCGATGTCGCCGGCCGAGGGTGCACACGGCGACCACTCCGGGAACGGAACAGCCCGTTGA